In Electrophorus electricus isolate fEleEle1 chromosome 18, fEleEle1.pri, whole genome shotgun sequence, one genomic interval encodes:
- the LOC113584155 gene encoding cerebellin-2-like isoform X3 produces MSTQAEDILTPSVDIIGELRKIKIIEDKMKKMESEIKDLKFSNTEQPKVAFSATLADTDFFAVMGPYQKDTTLVFENVLTNIGNAYDSQTGIFTAPKRGVYYFSYVTLCPKSMRQGTSVSLLKNGVPVVSASAQFDIPKLEIDQSSGNSASLLLEKGDLVYLQLSSDRIIYTDVHKRDSFSGHLLFTM; encoded by the exons CACACAGGCAGAGGACATCCTGACACCAAGTGTAGACATTATTGGGGAACTGCGGAAGATAAAAATTATTGAGGACAAGATGAAAAAAATGGAGAGTGAAATCAAAGACCTCAAGTTTTCAAACACAG aACAGCCAAAAGTTGCCTTCTCAGCCACCTTGGCAGATACTGATTTTTTTGCAGTCATGGGGCCATACCAAAAAGATACTACGCtggtttttgaaaatgttttaacaaataTTGGCAATGCATATGACTCACAAACAG GTATTTTCACTGCACCGAAGAGAGGAGTCTATTACTTCAGCTATGTGACCTTGTGCCCAAAATCAATGCGACAGGGAACTTCAGTTTCATTGTTAAAAAATGGAGTGCCAGTGGTCTCTGCATCTGCACAATTTGATATTCCTAAATTAGAGATAGATCAATCTTCAGGTAATTCAGCTTCCCTCCTACTGGAAAAGGGAGATCTGGTCTACTTGCAACTTTCATCTGATCGTATAATCTACACAGACGTGCATAAACGAGACAGTTTCAGTGGACATCTACTGTTCACAATGTGA
- the LOC113584155 gene encoding cerebellin-2-like isoform X2, with product MWSTQAEDILTPSVDIIGELRKIKIIEDKMKKMESEIKDLKFSNTEQPKVAFSATLADTDFFAVMGPYQKDTTLVFENVLTNIGNAYDSQTGIFTAPKRGVYYFSYVTLCPKSMRQGTSVSLLKNGVPVVSASAQFDIPKLEIDQSSGNSASLLLEKGDLVYLQLSSDRIIYTDVHKRDSFSGHLLFTM from the exons ATGTGGAGCACACAGGCAGAGGACATCCTGACACCAAGTGTAGACATTATTGGGGAACTGCGGAAGATAAAAATTATTGAGGACAAGATGAAAAAAATGGAGAGTGAAATCAAAGACCTCAAGTTTTCAAACACAG aACAGCCAAAAGTTGCCTTCTCAGCCACCTTGGCAGATACTGATTTTTTTGCAGTCATGGGGCCATACCAAAAAGATACTACGCtggtttttgaaaatgttttaacaaataTTGGCAATGCATATGACTCACAAACAG GTATTTTCACTGCACCGAAGAGAGGAGTCTATTACTTCAGCTATGTGACCTTGTGCCCAAAATCAATGCGACAGGGAACTTCAGTTTCATTGTTAAAAAATGGAGTGCCAGTGGTCTCTGCATCTGCACAATTTGATATTCCTAAATTAGAGATAGATCAATCTTCAGGTAATTCAGCTTCCCTCCTACTGGAAAAGGGAGATCTGGTCTACTTGCAACTTTCATCTGATCGTATAATCTACACAGACGTGCATAAACGAGACAGTTTCAGTGGACATCTACTGTTCACAATGTGA
- the LOC113584155 gene encoding cerebellin-2-like isoform X1: MTVTLKVVLLLFMWSTQAEDILTPSVDIIGELRKIKIIEDKMKKMESEIKDLKFSNTEQPKVAFSATLADTDFFAVMGPYQKDTTLVFENVLTNIGNAYDSQTGIFTAPKRGVYYFSYVTLCPKSMRQGTSVSLLKNGVPVVSASAQFDIPKLEIDQSSGNSASLLLEKGDLVYLQLSSDRIIYTDVHKRDSFSGHLLFTM, translated from the exons ATGACGGTGACATTGAAGGTGGTTTTGCTGCTCTTCATGTGGAGCACACAGGCAGAGGACATCCTGACACCAAGTGTAGACATTATTGGGGAACTGCGGAAGATAAAAATTATTGAGGACAAGATGAAAAAAATGGAGAGTGAAATCAAAGACCTCAAGTTTTCAAACACAG aACAGCCAAAAGTTGCCTTCTCAGCCACCTTGGCAGATACTGATTTTTTTGCAGTCATGGGGCCATACCAAAAAGATACTACGCtggtttttgaaaatgttttaacaaataTTGGCAATGCATATGACTCACAAACAG GTATTTTCACTGCACCGAAGAGAGGAGTCTATTACTTCAGCTATGTGACCTTGTGCCCAAAATCAATGCGACAGGGAACTTCAGTTTCATTGTTAAAAAATGGAGTGCCAGTGGTCTCTGCATCTGCACAATTTGATATTCCTAAATTAGAGATAGATCAATCTTCAGGTAATTCAGCTTCCCTCCTACTGGAAAAGGGAGATCTGGTCTACTTGCAACTTTCATCTGATCGTATAATCTACACAGACGTGCATAAACGAGACAGTTTCAGTGGACATCTACTGTTCACAATGTGA
- the LOC113584155 gene encoding uncharacterized protein LOC113584155 isoform X4, translating to MTVTLKVVLLLFMWSTQAEDILTPSVDIIGELRKIKIIEDKMKKMESEIKDLKFSNTVLSIKLRAIQEDIKTENTVI from the exons ATGACGGTGACATTGAAGGTGGTTTTGCTGCTCTTCATGTGGAGCACACAGGCAGAGGACATCCTGACACCAAGTGTAGACATTATTGGGGAACTGCGGAAGATAAAAATTATTGAGGACAAGATGAAAAAAATGGAGAGTGAAATCAAAGACCTCAAGTTTTCAAACACAG TACTTTCCATCAAGCTAAGGGCTATTCAAGAGGATATCAAGACTGAAAATACAGTTATATGA